Proteins from one Juglans microcarpa x Juglans regia isolate MS1-56 chromosome 6S, Jm3101_v1.0, whole genome shotgun sequence genomic window:
- the LOC121237282 gene encoding protein MODIFIER OF SNC1 1-like isoform X1 — protein sequence MTSSMLSGERRWASSSTRRGGMTVLGKVAVPKPINLPSQRLENHGLDPSVEIVPKGTHSWGSRSSSSTSNAWGSSTLSPRTDGGSGSPSLLSGRPSSGGSGTRPSTASSDRAHEPSVNNAWGQNSRPSSASGTLTSNQTSLTSLRPRSADNRPGSSQLSRFAEPLPENPGAWGAVGTSERLGVSAPKNDGFSLTSGDFPTLGSEKENFGKSTESQDRGSHSRPNSSSGGVAPLKERSGTSIAGDVSMNADAKSGIANSWRQDNPPYSKDIGTSGVEKWQADPQPYPNANIPHHFEAWHGPPVTNPPSGVWFRGPLGGPPYGPPVGPGGFPIEPFPYYRPQMPPTALASPQPGPPPGGGPRGHHPKNGDLYRPHIPDSYIRPGMPIRPGFYPSPVAYEGYYGGPMGYCNSNERDVPFMGMVAGPSLYNRFSTQNAPEPNNSLGRSGGYGSTGKTMVPEHVESGHPHDTRGPYKVLLKQQNDWDGKIEEKKWEATIATSAGYVEKGNRPGMSSRENDWRSDYGNDERMGLRETVPSQEISIQTYDNQRSSSVPVKAKSPESVGNTKAIDDISARNLESASTGLPEITGSVSSVPNESTLIKKIEGLNAKARASDKQHNITSVPSWEEQKNISQVHNAKANHSADEGGRGFVYPEIIHASEITNPASREMGVSVGDKSLESTAASRTTISRKSIHDMQGRGGNRGQRGHNSQEVDGWQKKSRVIDSASLVSASRFETNSNVIHVHEHHTSVEASEKSASHHRAKDDRESTPVFDPSDYQSQRPKLRELEQRAKQLREEEEERTRKQMAKAHAKLEELDRRKHSMEGPTQNAEHASSDAIDNQQELNAVPPTGEGSASRVEQFPVLSCELPQEKPKSVNKESIVHNQSMSLHQNADSADVAYGNNDSHVHDGNAAKQKRMGYKQKQNLEKNSNVKLISPGTNEALKHHNDAVGKVTVSVGTVANETTLSCKSSLPVNSNSVAESSSLTVNATAVVESSLPHRKKNNRSVKNKHKVEAASSMATLPSSESKETNLVNASPECGKPNASDTKLDPNLVQSVIMSKDENLLLEQCSSLPTDDSHGRVNNSQWKSQHSRRTSRNPQVNRPAEKFHGDVIWAPVASHNKADADEASRKNVVEVISPSMKRDHQVQSNPKYKRAEIERYVPKPAAKEMAQQGNNQQLVASSINQTTSDERVGRADYSSPGSQPAGSAIVKVGLGLDSRNGDGRQNKQQGKSHGSWRQRGPAEFSVQSTQDGPSSYPSRNVQKSVEHYQSQLPDVDSVEEQQKCSDEKNAPDGWNIPDNSESVAPVAVTVIKDQRVGGRGKRHPFKGQKGMGNNNDLDQKKISSGETSKIDTQSSSIEMSQTHLPTTTENRGIGERTTAHWQPKSQAFAANYQQGSRPSSGRSVGAGVVWTNKKESTRQGAVPQTHLHDNRTGGLSQPHRDHDQSPSKKVDVEEPLDVGHQEAKRGRRVGSLRGRPHSPNEILVSPAEQAPETLDVRHEQRSSLGYRKSGHHNNNHLGRGHETRGDWNSSGQDSKHHNPPVNWERQRQTSHYEYQPVAPYNSNKSNSAEGPKDVAHNIGPRFKERSQNHSRRGGGGNSY from the exons ATGACATCGAGTATGTTGAGCGGAGAGAGAAG GTGGGCTTCTTCTTCTACCAGAAGAGGTGGCATGACAGTTTTAGGGAAAGTTGCTGTTCCAAAACCCATAAACTTACCAAGTCAAAG GTTAGAAAATCATGGCCTGGACCCAAGTGTGGAAATTGTTCCTAA GGGTACCCATAGCTGGGGCAGTAGATCATCTTCTTCCACATCAAATGCATGGGGTTCTTCAACACTATCTCCGCGAACTGATGGTGGTAGTGGTTCACCAAGTCTTCTCAGTGGCCGTCCTTCATCTGGTGGTAGTGGCACAAGGCCATCAACTGCCAGTAGTGATAGAGCTCATGAACCTAGTGTTAACAACGCATGGGGACAAAACTCTAGACCATCATCAGCTTCTGGCACATTGACATCTAATCAGACATCACTGACATCGTTGCGTCCTCGCAGTGCAGACAATAGACCAGGTAGCTCACAGTTATCCCGGTTTGCTGAACCATTGCCTGAAAATCCAGGTGCATGGGGTGCTGTTGGGACTTCAGAGAGACTG GGGGTATCGGCACCCAAGAATGATGGTTTTTCTCTAACTTCCGGAGATTTTCCAACACTGGGTTCGGAGAAAGAGAATTTTGGCAAGAGTACTGAGTCACAAG ACCGCGGTTCTCATAGTCGACCTAACTCATCTTCTGGTGGAGTTGCACCGCTGAAAGAGAGGAGCGGGACATCTATCGCTG GTGATGTTTCTATGAATGCAGATGCGAAAAGTGGTATTGCGAATTCTTGGAGACAAGATAACCCTCCATACAGTAAAGATATAGGCACGTCTGGTGTGGAGAAGTGGCAGGCTGATCCACAACCATATCCCAATGCTAATATTCCTCATCATTTTGAAGCTTGGCACGGTCCTCCAGTAACTAACCCTCCAAGTGGTGTTTGGTTCAGAGGACCTCTGGGCGGTCCTCCATATGGACCTCCTGTTGGTCCTGGTGGTTTTCCCATCGAACCATTTCCTTATTATCGTCCTCAAATGCCGCCTACTGCTCTTGCCAGTCCACAGCCAGGTCCCCCACCAGGAGGCGGACCAAGGGGACACCATCCAAAAAATGGAGATTTGTACAGACCGCATATACCGGATTCCTACATTCGGCCAGGTATGCCAATTAGGCCTGGATTTTACCCCAGTCCTGTGGCATACGAGGGCTATTATGGTGGTCCAATGGGATACTGCAATTCAAATGAACGGGATGTTCCATTTATGGGAATGGTTGCTGGCCCCTCTCTATATAACAGGTTCTCGACCCAAAATGCACCTGAGCCTAACAATTCACTTGGAAGATCTGGTGGATATGGTTCTACTGGCAAAACGATGGTCCCGGAACATGTGGAGTCTGGTCATCCTCATGATACTCGAGGACCATACAAAGTTCTTCTGAAGCAGCAGAATGATTGGGATGGAAAGATTGAAGAGAAAAAGTGGGAGGCAACAATAGCAACCAGTGCTGGATATGTTGAGAAGGGGAACCGACCAGGAATGTCTTCACGTGAGAATGACTGGAGGTCAGATTACGGAAATGATGAGAGAATGGGTTTAAGGGAGACAGTGCCAAGTCAAGAAATCTCTATTCAGACTTATGACAACCAACGGTCTTCTTCTGTACCTGTTAAAGCTAAGTCTCCTGAAAGTGTGGGAAATACGAAAGCAATTGATGATATTTCAGCAAGGAATTTGGAATCTGCATCCACGggtttaccagaaattacaggTTCTGTTTCATCTGTTCCAAATGAATCCACTCTTATTAAGAAAATTGAGGGATTAAATGCAAAAGCCCGGGCTTCTGATAAACAACATAATATTACATCCGTTCCCAGTTGGGAGGAGCAAAAGAATATATCGCAGGTTCATAATGCCAAGGCTAACCATTCTGCAGATGAAGGTGGTAGGGGTTTTGTGTATCCTGAAATAATCCATGCCTCTGAAATCACAAATCCTGCCTCCCGTGAAATGGGTGTTTCTGTTGGAGATAAGAGCCTTGAATCTACTGCTGCCAGTCGAACAACAATCTCcag GAAATCTATTCATGACATGCAAGGCAGAGGTGGTAATCGTGGTCAGAGAGGGCACAATAGCCAAGAGGTTGATGGTTGGCAGAAAAAATCTCGAGTAATAGACTCTGCAAGTCTTGTATCAGCCTCACGGTTTGAGACTAATTCTAATGTCATCCATGTTCATGAACACCATACATCTGTTGAGGCTTCTGAAAAGTCTGCATCACATCATCGAGCAAAAGATGATAGAGAATCCACTCCTGTGTTTGATCCGAGTGATTACCAGTCAcag CGTCCTAAGTTGAGAGAGCTTGAGCAACGGGCCAAACAACtaagggaggaggaggaagaacgGACAAGAAAGCAAATGGCCAAGGCTCATGCAAAACTGGAAGAGTTGGATAGGCGTAAACATTCAATGGAAGGTCCAACTCAGAATGCAGAACATGCTTCAAGTGATGCCATTGATAACCAGCAAGAATTGAATGCCGTTCCTCCAACTGGTGAGGGCAGTGCCAGTAGAGTTGAACAATTCCCTGTTTTGTCCTGTGAGCTACCTCAAGAGAAACCTAAGAGTGTCAACAAGGAATCGATAGTACACAATCAATCTATGTCATTGCATCAGAATGCTGATAGTGCTGATGTTGCTTATGGTAATAATGATTCCCATGTTCACGATGGTAATGCCGCAAAGCAGAAGCGAATGGGCTACAAACAAAAGCAGAATCTTGAAAAGAACTCTAATGTGAAGTTAATTTCCCCCGGCACTAATGAGGCACTGAAACACCATAATGATGCAGTGGGTAAGGTCACAGTCTCAGTTGGTACGGTTGCCAATGAAACCACCTTGAGCTGCAAATCAAGCTTGCCTGTGAACTCAAATTCAGTGGCTGAGTCCTCGAGCTTGACTGTGAATGCAACTGCAGTGGTTGAATCCTCCTTACCTCACAGAAAAAAGAATAACAGGAGTGTCAAGAACAAGCACAAAGTCGAGGCAGCATCATCTATGGCTACTTTACCATCATCAGAATCAAAAGAAACAAATCTTGTGAATGCTTCTCCTGAATGTGGTAAGCCAAATGCTTCTGATACTAAGTTGGATCCTAACTTGGTTCAGTCAGTAATCATGTCCAAAGATGAAAATCTATTATTGGAGCAATGTTCATCTTTACCAACGGACGATTCTCATGGTAGAGTGAATAATAGCCAGTGGAAATCTCAGCATTCTCGCAGGACGTCAAGAAACCCACAAGTTAATAGACCAGCAGAGAAATTTCATGGTGATGTTATTTGGGCACCAGTGGCGTCACATAATAAAGCTGATGCTGATGAAGCCAGTCGGAAAAATGTAGTTGAAGTGATTTCTCCATCCATGAAGCGTGATCATCAAGTACAGAGTAACCCCAAATATAAGAGGGCCGAAATTGAGCGATATGTACCAAAGCCTGCAGCAAAAGAAATGGCTCAGCAAGGAAACAATCAACAACTGGTGGCATCCTCAATAAATCAGACTACATCAGATGAGAGAGTTGGGAGAGCAGATTATAGCTCTCCAGGCAGTCAACCCGCTGGCTCAGCTATTGTAAAAGTGGGGCTTGGCTTGGACTCCCGAAATGGGGATGGTAGGCAGAATAAGCAGCAGGGAAAATCTCATGGGTCGTGGAGGCAACGTGGTCCAGCAGAGTTCAGCGTGCAGAGTACACAAGATGGGCCTTCTTCATACCCTAGTCGGAATGTTCAAAAATCTGTTGAACATTACCAAAGTCAGCTGCCGGATGTAGATTCAGTGGAAGAACAACAAAAGTGTTCTGATGAAAAGAATGCTCCTGATGGATGGAACATTCCTGACAATTCCGAGTCAGTTGCACCAGTTGCAGTTACTGTCATAAAAGATCAGAGAGTGGGAGGCAGAGGAAAACGACATCCATTCAAGGGACAGAAAGGCATGGGGAATAATAATGATCTCGATCAGAAGAAAATTAGCAGTGGAGAAACCAGCAAAATTGATACCCAATCTTCCTCCATAGAAATGAGTCAAACACACTTGCCTACGACAACAGAAAATCGAGGTATTGGGGAACGTACAACAGCTCATTGGCAACCCAAATCTCAGGCATTTGCTGCTAATTATCAACAGGGAAGCAGACCCAGTAGCGGCCGAAGTGTAGGTGCTGGAGTTGTCTGGACGAACAAAAAAGAGTCTACTCGTCAGGGTGCAGTACCACAAACACACCTTCATGACAATAGAACCGGTGGTTTGTCACAGCCTCACCGTGATCATGATCAATCTCCCTCTAAAAAAGTCGATGTGGAAGAACCATTGGATGTAGGGCATCAAGAGGCTAAAAGAGGGAGAAGGGTAGGTTCCTTGAGGGGACGACCCCACTCCCCGAATGAAATTCTTGTTAGCCCAGCCGAACAAGCCCCTGAAACTCTGGATGTTAGACACGAGCAACGGTCATCATTGGGGTACCGCAAGAGTGGACACCATAATAATAACCATCTTGGCAGGGGGCATGAAACTCGTGGAGATTGGAACTCATCCGGGCAAGATAGCAAACATCATAACCCACCAGTAAACTGGGAGAGGCAGAGGCAGACTTCACATTACGAGTACCAGCCAGTCGCCCCCTACAACAGTAACAAATCAAACAGTGCTGAGGGACCTAAAGATGTAGCACATAATATAGGTCCAAGGTTTAAGGAAAGGAGTCAAAATCACTCGAGGCGTGGTGGTGGGGGAAACTCTTATTGA
- the LOC121237282 gene encoding protein MODIFIER OF SNC1 1-like isoform X2 — MTSSMLSGERRWASSSTRRGGMTVLGKVAVPKPINLPSQRLENHGLDPSVEIVPKGTHSWGSRSSSSTSNAWGSSTLSPRTDGGSGSPSLLSGRPSSGGSGTRPSTASSDRAHEPSVNNAWGQNSRPSSASGTLTSNQTSLTSLRPRSADNRPGSSQLSRFAEPLPENPGAWGAVGTSERLGVSAPKNDGFSLTSGDFPTLGSEKENFGKSTESQDRGSHSRPNSSSGGVAPLKERSGTSIADAKSGIANSWRQDNPPYSKDIGTSGVEKWQADPQPYPNANIPHHFEAWHGPPVTNPPSGVWFRGPLGGPPYGPPVGPGGFPIEPFPYYRPQMPPTALASPQPGPPPGGGPRGHHPKNGDLYRPHIPDSYIRPGMPIRPGFYPSPVAYEGYYGGPMGYCNSNERDVPFMGMVAGPSLYNRFSTQNAPEPNNSLGRSGGYGSTGKTMVPEHVESGHPHDTRGPYKVLLKQQNDWDGKIEEKKWEATIATSAGYVEKGNRPGMSSRENDWRSDYGNDERMGLRETVPSQEISIQTYDNQRSSSVPVKAKSPESVGNTKAIDDISARNLESASTGLPEITGSVSSVPNESTLIKKIEGLNAKARASDKQHNITSVPSWEEQKNISQVHNAKANHSADEGGRGFVYPEIIHASEITNPASREMGVSVGDKSLESTAASRTTISRKSIHDMQGRGGNRGQRGHNSQEVDGWQKKSRVIDSASLVSASRFETNSNVIHVHEHHTSVEASEKSASHHRAKDDRESTPVFDPSDYQSQRPKLRELEQRAKQLREEEEERTRKQMAKAHAKLEELDRRKHSMEGPTQNAEHASSDAIDNQQELNAVPPTGEGSASRVEQFPVLSCELPQEKPKSVNKESIVHNQSMSLHQNADSADVAYGNNDSHVHDGNAAKQKRMGYKQKQNLEKNSNVKLISPGTNEALKHHNDAVGKVTVSVGTVANETTLSCKSSLPVNSNSVAESSSLTVNATAVVESSLPHRKKNNRSVKNKHKVEAASSMATLPSSESKETNLVNASPECGKPNASDTKLDPNLVQSVIMSKDENLLLEQCSSLPTDDSHGRVNNSQWKSQHSRRTSRNPQVNRPAEKFHGDVIWAPVASHNKADADEASRKNVVEVISPSMKRDHQVQSNPKYKRAEIERYVPKPAAKEMAQQGNNQQLVASSINQTTSDERVGRADYSSPGSQPAGSAIVKVGLGLDSRNGDGRQNKQQGKSHGSWRQRGPAEFSVQSTQDGPSSYPSRNVQKSVEHYQSQLPDVDSVEEQQKCSDEKNAPDGWNIPDNSESVAPVAVTVIKDQRVGGRGKRHPFKGQKGMGNNNDLDQKKISSGETSKIDTQSSSIEMSQTHLPTTTENRGIGERTTAHWQPKSQAFAANYQQGSRPSSGRSVGAGVVWTNKKESTRQGAVPQTHLHDNRTGGLSQPHRDHDQSPSKKVDVEEPLDVGHQEAKRGRRVGSLRGRPHSPNEILVSPAEQAPETLDVRHEQRSSLGYRKSGHHNNNHLGRGHETRGDWNSSGQDSKHHNPPVNWERQRQTSHYEYQPVAPYNSNKSNSAEGPKDVAHNIGPRFKERSQNHSRRGGGGNSY, encoded by the exons ATGACATCGAGTATGTTGAGCGGAGAGAGAAG GTGGGCTTCTTCTTCTACCAGAAGAGGTGGCATGACAGTTTTAGGGAAAGTTGCTGTTCCAAAACCCATAAACTTACCAAGTCAAAG GTTAGAAAATCATGGCCTGGACCCAAGTGTGGAAATTGTTCCTAA GGGTACCCATAGCTGGGGCAGTAGATCATCTTCTTCCACATCAAATGCATGGGGTTCTTCAACACTATCTCCGCGAACTGATGGTGGTAGTGGTTCACCAAGTCTTCTCAGTGGCCGTCCTTCATCTGGTGGTAGTGGCACAAGGCCATCAACTGCCAGTAGTGATAGAGCTCATGAACCTAGTGTTAACAACGCATGGGGACAAAACTCTAGACCATCATCAGCTTCTGGCACATTGACATCTAATCAGACATCACTGACATCGTTGCGTCCTCGCAGTGCAGACAATAGACCAGGTAGCTCACAGTTATCCCGGTTTGCTGAACCATTGCCTGAAAATCCAGGTGCATGGGGTGCTGTTGGGACTTCAGAGAGACTG GGGGTATCGGCACCCAAGAATGATGGTTTTTCTCTAACTTCCGGAGATTTTCCAACACTGGGTTCGGAGAAAGAGAATTTTGGCAAGAGTACTGAGTCACAAG ACCGCGGTTCTCATAGTCGACCTAACTCATCTTCTGGTGGAGTTGCACCGCTGAAAGAGAGGAGCGGGACATCTATCGCTG ATGCGAAAAGTGGTATTGCGAATTCTTGGAGACAAGATAACCCTCCATACAGTAAAGATATAGGCACGTCTGGTGTGGAGAAGTGGCAGGCTGATCCACAACCATATCCCAATGCTAATATTCCTCATCATTTTGAAGCTTGGCACGGTCCTCCAGTAACTAACCCTCCAAGTGGTGTTTGGTTCAGAGGACCTCTGGGCGGTCCTCCATATGGACCTCCTGTTGGTCCTGGTGGTTTTCCCATCGAACCATTTCCTTATTATCGTCCTCAAATGCCGCCTACTGCTCTTGCCAGTCCACAGCCAGGTCCCCCACCAGGAGGCGGACCAAGGGGACACCATCCAAAAAATGGAGATTTGTACAGACCGCATATACCGGATTCCTACATTCGGCCAGGTATGCCAATTAGGCCTGGATTTTACCCCAGTCCTGTGGCATACGAGGGCTATTATGGTGGTCCAATGGGATACTGCAATTCAAATGAACGGGATGTTCCATTTATGGGAATGGTTGCTGGCCCCTCTCTATATAACAGGTTCTCGACCCAAAATGCACCTGAGCCTAACAATTCACTTGGAAGATCTGGTGGATATGGTTCTACTGGCAAAACGATGGTCCCGGAACATGTGGAGTCTGGTCATCCTCATGATACTCGAGGACCATACAAAGTTCTTCTGAAGCAGCAGAATGATTGGGATGGAAAGATTGAAGAGAAAAAGTGGGAGGCAACAATAGCAACCAGTGCTGGATATGTTGAGAAGGGGAACCGACCAGGAATGTCTTCACGTGAGAATGACTGGAGGTCAGATTACGGAAATGATGAGAGAATGGGTTTAAGGGAGACAGTGCCAAGTCAAGAAATCTCTATTCAGACTTATGACAACCAACGGTCTTCTTCTGTACCTGTTAAAGCTAAGTCTCCTGAAAGTGTGGGAAATACGAAAGCAATTGATGATATTTCAGCAAGGAATTTGGAATCTGCATCCACGggtttaccagaaattacaggTTCTGTTTCATCTGTTCCAAATGAATCCACTCTTATTAAGAAAATTGAGGGATTAAATGCAAAAGCCCGGGCTTCTGATAAACAACATAATATTACATCCGTTCCCAGTTGGGAGGAGCAAAAGAATATATCGCAGGTTCATAATGCCAAGGCTAACCATTCTGCAGATGAAGGTGGTAGGGGTTTTGTGTATCCTGAAATAATCCATGCCTCTGAAATCACAAATCCTGCCTCCCGTGAAATGGGTGTTTCTGTTGGAGATAAGAGCCTTGAATCTACTGCTGCCAGTCGAACAACAATCTCcag GAAATCTATTCATGACATGCAAGGCAGAGGTGGTAATCGTGGTCAGAGAGGGCACAATAGCCAAGAGGTTGATGGTTGGCAGAAAAAATCTCGAGTAATAGACTCTGCAAGTCTTGTATCAGCCTCACGGTTTGAGACTAATTCTAATGTCATCCATGTTCATGAACACCATACATCTGTTGAGGCTTCTGAAAAGTCTGCATCACATCATCGAGCAAAAGATGATAGAGAATCCACTCCTGTGTTTGATCCGAGTGATTACCAGTCAcag CGTCCTAAGTTGAGAGAGCTTGAGCAACGGGCCAAACAACtaagggaggaggaggaagaacgGACAAGAAAGCAAATGGCCAAGGCTCATGCAAAACTGGAAGAGTTGGATAGGCGTAAACATTCAATGGAAGGTCCAACTCAGAATGCAGAACATGCTTCAAGTGATGCCATTGATAACCAGCAAGAATTGAATGCCGTTCCTCCAACTGGTGAGGGCAGTGCCAGTAGAGTTGAACAATTCCCTGTTTTGTCCTGTGAGCTACCTCAAGAGAAACCTAAGAGTGTCAACAAGGAATCGATAGTACACAATCAATCTATGTCATTGCATCAGAATGCTGATAGTGCTGATGTTGCTTATGGTAATAATGATTCCCATGTTCACGATGGTAATGCCGCAAAGCAGAAGCGAATGGGCTACAAACAAAAGCAGAATCTTGAAAAGAACTCTAATGTGAAGTTAATTTCCCCCGGCACTAATGAGGCACTGAAACACCATAATGATGCAGTGGGTAAGGTCACAGTCTCAGTTGGTACGGTTGCCAATGAAACCACCTTGAGCTGCAAATCAAGCTTGCCTGTGAACTCAAATTCAGTGGCTGAGTCCTCGAGCTTGACTGTGAATGCAACTGCAGTGGTTGAATCCTCCTTACCTCACAGAAAAAAGAATAACAGGAGTGTCAAGAACAAGCACAAAGTCGAGGCAGCATCATCTATGGCTACTTTACCATCATCAGAATCAAAAGAAACAAATCTTGTGAATGCTTCTCCTGAATGTGGTAAGCCAAATGCTTCTGATACTAAGTTGGATCCTAACTTGGTTCAGTCAGTAATCATGTCCAAAGATGAAAATCTATTATTGGAGCAATGTTCATCTTTACCAACGGACGATTCTCATGGTAGAGTGAATAATAGCCAGTGGAAATCTCAGCATTCTCGCAGGACGTCAAGAAACCCACAAGTTAATAGACCAGCAGAGAAATTTCATGGTGATGTTATTTGGGCACCAGTGGCGTCACATAATAAAGCTGATGCTGATGAAGCCAGTCGGAAAAATGTAGTTGAAGTGATTTCTCCATCCATGAAGCGTGATCATCAAGTACAGAGTAACCCCAAATATAAGAGGGCCGAAATTGAGCGATATGTACCAAAGCCTGCAGCAAAAGAAATGGCTCAGCAAGGAAACAATCAACAACTGGTGGCATCCTCAATAAATCAGACTACATCAGATGAGAGAGTTGGGAGAGCAGATTATAGCTCTCCAGGCAGTCAACCCGCTGGCTCAGCTATTGTAAAAGTGGGGCTTGGCTTGGACTCCCGAAATGGGGATGGTAGGCAGAATAAGCAGCAGGGAAAATCTCATGGGTCGTGGAGGCAACGTGGTCCAGCAGAGTTCAGCGTGCAGAGTACACAAGATGGGCCTTCTTCATACCCTAGTCGGAATGTTCAAAAATCTGTTGAACATTACCAAAGTCAGCTGCCGGATGTAGATTCAGTGGAAGAACAACAAAAGTGTTCTGATGAAAAGAATGCTCCTGATGGATGGAACATTCCTGACAATTCCGAGTCAGTTGCACCAGTTGCAGTTACTGTCATAAAAGATCAGAGAGTGGGAGGCAGAGGAAAACGACATCCATTCAAGGGACAGAAAGGCATGGGGAATAATAATGATCTCGATCAGAAGAAAATTAGCAGTGGAGAAACCAGCAAAATTGATACCCAATCTTCCTCCATAGAAATGAGTCAAACACACTTGCCTACGACAACAGAAAATCGAGGTATTGGGGAACGTACAACAGCTCATTGGCAACCCAAATCTCAGGCATTTGCTGCTAATTATCAACAGGGAAGCAGACCCAGTAGCGGCCGAAGTGTAGGTGCTGGAGTTGTCTGGACGAACAAAAAAGAGTCTACTCGTCAGGGTGCAGTACCACAAACACACCTTCATGACAATAGAACCGGTGGTTTGTCACAGCCTCACCGTGATCATGATCAATCTCCCTCTAAAAAAGTCGATGTGGAAGAACCATTGGATGTAGGGCATCAAGAGGCTAAAAGAGGGAGAAGGGTAGGTTCCTTGAGGGGACGACCCCACTCCCCGAATGAAATTCTTGTTAGCCCAGCCGAACAAGCCCCTGAAACTCTGGATGTTAGACACGAGCAACGGTCATCATTGGGGTACCGCAAGAGTGGACACCATAATAATAACCATCTTGGCAGGGGGCATGAAACTCGTGGAGATTGGAACTCATCCGGGCAAGATAGCAAACATCATAACCCACCAGTAAACTGGGAGAGGCAGAGGCAGACTTCACATTACGAGTACCAGCCAGTCGCCCCCTACAACAGTAACAAATCAAACAGTGCTGAGGGACCTAAAGATGTAGCACATAATATAGGTCCAAGGTTTAAGGAAAGGAGTCAAAATCACTCGAGGCGTGGTGGTGGGGGAAACTCTTATTGA